CAACAGTTCCTTTCCCAGGTTTTCTCACAAGAGGCAGCCACTCTGCACACTAGACTCACGCCTTTATACCAAGAGCTGGAAGAGGCCTTGCAGCAGGCCCGTCCTGGCAGGTTAAGCCAGGAGTTGGTAAGTTTCAAATATGAGCGCCTGCGCCTGGGCATTGCCATTACCTTGTTGCAGCTGCTCACAGACCTGGGCGGCGACCAGGACAGCGCCGAAGTACGCGACCTGCTGATAGACGCCCTGGACGCGCCCAACGTGCAGGAGATTGACAAGCGCATCCAGAAAAAAGGTCACCTGTTTGAAGAACTCTACACCGATTTGTACGTGAACGCAGAGGCCGAGCACGTGCTGGCCCTATTTGAGCGTACCCTGCAAGCCTCGTCTAAAGAAGAAACAGACGAGCTCCTGGAAGAAGCCCTGGAACTAGCTCATGACTTGGAGATTCAGCCCGGCCATGATGAGGATGAGGACGATGATTCTGAGGGCAACCCTGCGTAACCTGCCGTTGCTTTTCTCACTGCCATGGAGATAACGCTCACCACCCCCGCCCTGCTGTTCCCGGCTTTGTCTTTGTTGCTGCTGGCGTTCACCAACCGGTTCATGTCTCTGGCCAAGCTCATCAGGGATTTAAAGCACCGGTACCAGACCTCGCACAGCCATCTGGTGTTCGGACAAATCCAGAACCTGCGTACGCGGCTCTTCTTGATCAGAAACATGCAGGCCATGGGCATTGCCAGCATGTTCTCCTGCGTGCTGTGCATGTTTATGCTGTACAGAGGCTGGCAGACTGCCGGTGAAATCATCTTCGGTGTCAGCCTGGTGCTTTTGATGGTGTCAATGTCCCTCTCCTTCCGGGAAATCCAGATTTCTGTAAAGGCGCTTGAACTAGAATTGAGCGACCTGGAGCAGGGAGAAGCCAGCGGACCGTTGGTGCTTCCTTAATAATCTGTCCCTGCGCCGGTTCCTGAAACGGATGCCTGCTAAATTTGCCATTACTTTTATCGTTTTACTACGCGCATGAGTGCCTTCCATCCCCGTCAGATTTCCATCTCAGACTATACCTATGACCTCCCGGAGGAACGCATAGCCCAGTTTCCGCTGGAGGAAAGGGACCAGTCCCGTCTGTTGCTCTACCAGCAGGGTCGCATTGCAGATGCCCGGTTTACTGATTTGCCCAACGCGTTGCCGGCCCAATCCTTGTTGGTGTTCAACAATACCAAGGTGGTGCAGGCGCGTCTGCGTTTCCAGAAAGCCACGGGTGGCATGATTGAGTTGTTCTGTCTGGAGCCGCTGGAGCCCATCAGAGAAGTGCAGCAAGCCATGCAGCAGACGCAATCTGTGGTCTGGAAATGTTTGGTGGGCAACAACAAGCGCTGGCGCGAAGGCCGTCTGGAAATGCCCCTCGGTCCTTCCCCAGAAAGCGGTGTTCTGAACGCGGAGCGCTTGGCTCCTGCCGAGGAAGGCTATGCCATCCGGTTCTCCTGGACGCAGGCAGAGCGCACCTTCGCGGAGGTGCTGGAAATTGCCGGTCTTCTGCCGCTGCCTCCGTATATGAACCGCGATGCCGCCCCAGAAGACCAGAACCGCTACCAGACCGTGTATGCCGCCGCCGCCGGTGCCGTGGCCGCACCTACCGCCGGCCTGCACTTTACGCCGCGGGTGCTGGAGCAATTGCAACAGCGAAAACACCAAGCGGCGTTTGTGACCCTGCACGTGGGCGCAGGGACATTCAAGCCAGTCAAGTCTGAGGTGATGGAGCACCATTACATGCACCCAGAGCAGCTTTCTGTGGATAGAGAGATGGTAGAGCAGCTACTTCGGCATTTGGGCAGACCCGTCATTGCCGTGGGCACCACTTCCATGCGCACCCTGGAAAGTCTGTATTGGCTGGGCGTAGGCTTGTCTATGGGTTCCCTGCCCACCGAAGAGGATCAGTTACTAGTGCCGCAATGGCTGCCGTATGACCAGCGCACCTCTCTTTCTGTGCAGGAGGCGCTGGAGAGCATTATCCATTATTTAGATCAGCAAGGGCTCACTCACTTACAGGCCACCACCCGTATTTTGATTGCCCCCGGCTACCAGTTCAAGCTCTGCACTGGCCTCATCACCAATTTCCACCAGCCTACCAGCACGCTTTTGCTTTTGGTAGCGGCTCTCATCGGCCCGGCCTGGCAGAAGGTGTACAAGCACGCCCTGGCCAACAACTACCGCTTCTTAAGCTACGGAGACAGCTCTCTGCTACTCCCTTGATCCCTTTCGTTTTTGGCCTCTTTGCTAGAAAAGAGGCCAAAAACGATGTTCTGCCTACGCAAAGGTTTGGTTAAGTTGCCTAATCTGAGTAAGTTCCGTTACGCAAACCTACCTTACTAAACCCTAAACAACTTGTATGGCAAACTATTACCCTTCAGAGAAAAACATTGATTTAGAATTTCAGGGAAAAGGCTCCCAGTTATTTGAGATCCAGTTGGCCAACTGGGTGCTCACGGCCCTTACCTTAGGTCTCTACTATCCTTGGGCCAAGGCCAATATTCTCCGCTACACTTACGCCAAGACCAAACTGTCTGGCAGTTCCTTTACGTTTCACGGCACTGGCAAGGAGATGTTCATAGGCTACCTGAAGGTAATGGCCTTGGTAGTGGTCTTCTATGCCTCTCTTTTCTATGCCGCATTCACCCAGGACCTGGATTTGATCAACTATGTAGTCTATGGATACCTGGCCGTCTTGGTGGTTTTGATTCCGATGGCTATTCATGGCCGCATGCGGTACAGAATGTCCCGCACGTCCTGGAGAGGCATTCATTTTGGCTATCGTGGCAGTTTGAAAGAGCTTTCTCTTATGTTTTACCGTGACATATTCCTGACCATCATCACCCTGGGCTTTTACCGGGCATGGCTGGAGGTGAATCTGCGCACTTACATTGTCAACAATTTGAGAATGGGCAATGTGCAGTTCCATTTTCAGGGCACGGGCGCAGAATTGTTCATGATTCATCTAAAAGGCATGATCCTGTCTGGCCTTACCCTGGGTATTTACCTCTTCTGGTACATGCGCGATCTGCACTTGTTCTACCTCAACAACATGCTACTGGAGCAGAACGGCAAATATGTAAGGCTGGATTCTACGGTGTCTGGCTTCGGGTATTTTAAACTGTTGGTAGGCAACCTGCTGTTGGTCATGTTCACGTTAGGACTAGGATCACCGTGGGCCACTGTGCGCACGCTTAAATTCATTATCAACAACACAGACATCATGGGTGATTTTGACCCAGACAGCCTGGTACAGACCGAGGAAGAATACAAAGACGCGGTCATGGAAGACATGTCTGACATGATGGACTTAGGCTGGGTATAAGGAATAGATGGATATGCCCACGTATTCTGGCACGTACTATGACGGGCGCTCCTCCCTGGGGCAGTCCGTAGAGATCATCTTACAAGAAACCGGATTGGCGCTGTACCCTTCTTCTCTACCGGAGGAAGGGGCAGCGCCTTCTGCTGCCTTTTTCTGGGAAGCAGCCCTGCTCAAGCCCAACGCCTTCCGGGACGGGCCCAAAACGGTACTCCGGTACGGAGATTATCCGGCACAGTCCTTAGAGGTGGTTTCTCCAGGCTTCGCAGAGACCATAAAGAAAGCGTATCCAGAGGCAGTCTTCCATAAAAACGCCCAGCCGGTTCCCAAGGGACATCGGCCTGGATTGTATGTATTGGGTTTGCTGTTCCTGGCTGGTTTGGCTCTGTGCTATCTCTTTCTGCTGCCTGCCGTGGCTGATCTGCTGTCTAGGCAGTTGCCCAAAGAAACAGAGATTAGCCTGGGTGAGAAGATTTACACCCAACTCATGGAAAAGGAGCAGGTGGATTCTGTACGCACCCGTCATGCCCAGCGGTTTCTGAAGCAGCTTTCCATCAAGACGGACTATCCGTTACAGGTGACGGTGGTGCAAGACAAGACTGTGAATGCGTTTGCCCTGCCGGGCGGCCATCTGGTCATTTACTCGGGACTGCTCAACAAGCTGGAAACCCCTGAAGAACTTGCCGCGCTTTTAGGCCATGAGTACGCCCACGTGCAGGAAAAACATACGCTGCGTTCCCTGGCCCGGCAACTTTCTTCTTACATTTTCCTGTCCCTGCTGTTTAATGACGTGGCCGGGCTTTCAGGTCTTATCCTAGAGAACGCAGACAAGCTAAATTCCTTGGAGTATAGCCGCACGCTGGAGCAAGAAGCAGACACCAAGGGCTTCTTTTTACTCAAGGCCAATGCGCTCAACCCCAAAGGCATGCAACGCTTGTTTGAACGGCTGCAGGAGGAGGATTCTTCCGGTTCTCAGGTACCCACACTCCTGAGTACGCACCCGCTCACCACAGACCGCCTCCAACACCTGAAGGAACTGATCCAACAACACCCTTACACTTCTGCTCCGGCATCTGCTCCATTGCAACAAGCCTGGCGGTCCTTGCAACAGAGATAGAAACAAAACCTGGGTTTGGACAACCCTAGAAGTAAGGGCAAATAAAAAAGAGGAGGCGTTAGGCCTCCTCTTTTTTATTTAAGGGTAAGTTGAGATTACAGATTAATATCCAGGATTCTGCTTGCCCAAGTTAGGGTTGGTCTCAAACTGCTGGAATGGCAATGGCCATAAGTTCCGGAAGGTGTTGTCTTGCGTTTCGGCTGTTTCTGGACAGAAATTAAGGACGGCACAGGTCTGTCCAAAACGCTTCAAGTCCATGAACCGAAGACCTTCAACCGCAAACTCCAGACGGCGTTGTTTTAAAATCTCCGTCAAAGCTTCTGCGTTGGTGGCAGGATTGGCATCTGCTACCCCAGCACGGTTTCTAATCATATTAATGTCATCTACCACCTGCTGAGAAGGTGCAGCACCTGCCGCTCCCAGACGGGCGTTGGCTTCGGCTCTGATCAGGTACATTTCGGCTAACCTCAGGATGACCACGTTATCACTGCCATTTACTACGTCATCATATTTGACAACTCTTCTTCGGGTACCCTGCTGCAAGGTAGTCTCTCCAAATCTCTCCCCCCCATCACTTGAAAGCAGGTTGAAAAGCCCGGCAGAAACATAGAATTTTTGACCTGGCACCGCGGGGTTAGAAGAACTGGCCAGTGCGTTTTGATCATCTTCATTGAAGGCAAGTTCAAAAATTGACTCAGAAGAGGCATTGTCCGTACCAGAAGCATCAAAGATTTTTCCGAAGTTTTCTTCTAAACTAAAGGGACCGTTATCAATCACGTTAGATGCCTTATCCCGTGCCTGAGCATAATTGCCTTGTTGCAAGTATACTCTAGCCAGGAGCGCTGTAGCAGCCCAACCAGAGCCACTGAAGACATCTTCGTCATCTGCTACCAGTTTGGTTTCTGCCACAGTCAGGTCAGAGATAATCTGGGTATACACCTCCGCCTCAGTGCTTCTACCTTGGTTTTGAATACCTCCTACATCAATGGTGGGTTTGGTAACAATCGGGACGCCTCCAAATACTTTCAGCAAATCAAAATAAGCCAGGCCCCTCAAGAAATGAGCTTCGCCCACAATTCTATCCTTTTCCTCCTGCTCAATGTTGGCCAGCGCATTCACTTCCTGTATCACTACATTGGCTCTGCCAATGGCGGTATAAATAGAAGCCCAGGTGTTGGCAATCTGCAGGTTGGTAGGATTGATGTTACGGCTGGCTACTTCTCTGTGGGTGCTAAAAGTACCTGTGAACGTGAGGTTATCTGTATACAGGTCTTGGTAGTATAGGTAAGACAACCCATAATAATCACCTGCTTGAAAGGCGCTGTAGACTCCTTGCAACGCTCTGTCTGCTGACCGGGCGTCAATGATGGCTCCTTCAAACTCTATGCTAGCGGTAGGCTCTACGTCCAGCACATCTTGGCAGGAAGTGAAAACACTCAATCCTGCACTAATAAAAAGTATATAAAGTCTCTTTTTCATGTCTGAAAATTAAAGTCCGATGTTAACACCAAACGTGAAGGTTCTTGATTGCGGGAAGGTGTAAAAGTCAACGCCAATGGTGGTGTTAGAAGTACCTGCAAAGTTCACTTCTGGGTCAAAGCCTGGATAGTCTGTGAACGTCACCAGATTTTGGGCCTGTGCAAAAATACGTACGCTGCGCAGTTTGGCTCTCTGGCTGATGGTGCTTGGCAACGTATAGCCCAGCATCAGGTTTTTTAGACGGGCATACGACCCATCATAAATAAACCGGTCTTGGTTGCTACGGCCGTTTCCGTTCTCATCTAAGTACGTAGCCCGTGGAATGTCTGTCACGTCCCCTTCTTTTTTCCATCTTCCTTCTACTATGTCCCGCATGTTGTCATCATACACACCCAGGTGTTGCTGGTACTGCATGGCTGGGTTGGCAATGTCATTGCCTACAGAGAATTGCAGGAAAGCGGTGAGGTCAAAGCCTTTATAAGTGAAGGTGTTGGTGAAACCACCCACAAAGTCTGGTTGGGCGTTGCCAAGGATGGTCAGGTCATCATCTGTAATGAAACCGTCTCCGTTGGTGTCTACAAAGTTCACGTCGCCGGCCTGGGTGTCAATGTTCCCGTCCTGGTTGGCGTCTACATACCTGCCGGCATCCACTACCTGCTGAGTAGTAGAGAAGATGCCGTTGGTTTTGAAACCATAGAACGTTCCAATAGGCTCCCCTTCCCGCAATACCAAAGAGTTACCGCCAAACCCGTAGAAAATATCCTGGCCCTGGTACAGTTCTAACACTTTGTTTCGGTTGAAAGACAAGTTAAAATCTGTGTTCCAGGTAAAGCCTTTGTTTTCTGAGGTGAAGTTGACGGTGCTCAAAGTAAATTCAAGGCCTTTGTTCTCTACACTACCAATGTTGGAAGAATAGCTTCTCAGACCATTCTGAGTAGGAATTGGGCGATTGTACAATAAATCATCTGTGGTCTTAATGTAGTAGTCTACCGCAACGTTCACCCGGTTGGAGAACAGCCCCAGGTCAGCACCAATGTTGAACTGCTTGGTTTCTTCCCATTTCAAATCTGGGTTTTCTAATTGACTGTAGGCAATACCCGGTCTGTCAGCATAGCTGGCAGGGCCAAACAGTCCCAGGAAGGTGAAATCTCCAATCTCCTGGTTACCCGTGATACCATAGCTGGCCCGCAGTTTCAATTCACTAAGAGCAGCTACTTCTGGCATGAAGCTTTCTTCCAGGATTCTCCAACCAACAGAGATGGATGGGAAATAACCGAAGCGGTTATTCTTACCGAAACGGGTTGAACCGTCTGCTCTAAAGTTTAAGCCCAGCAAATACCTGTCTGAGATATTAAAGTTGGCTCTACCAAAGTAAGACAACAAGGCAAATGGCGTGATGGAGTTAGAGCCATTGTTCACGCTGGTGGCACTGCTCAGGTAGCGGAACCGCTCACTTGGAAAGCCTTGGCCCGTTACAAAGGTTCTGTCAATATCATTCTCCTCCACAGAGGTACCCGCCAATAAGTTCACGTAACTTGTTGGCGTGAATTCCCAACGGTAATCTGCCGTAGCTTCTAAAAGTCTCTTGCTTACCAGCGTAGAAGTTTTGGTAGCCGAACCCTGGGTGGCAATGCCCACACTGCCCGGGAAGTTGTCACCGGTATAGCTGCGCTCAGAAAGGTTCAGGACGTCAGCCCCAGCTTTCAGGTTCAGGTTTAGCCTAGGAAGAAGGGTGTATCTGGCAGAAATGTTACCAATGGCACGCAGGTTTTTGCTTTCATTGTCATTCTCCTTGCCTTCTGCCACCGGGTTGGTGTAGTAGTAGTTAGGGTAGCTGTAGGTGCCGTCTGGGTAATACACCGGAAACACCGGCGAGGCAGCCAGCGAGTTGGCAAACGGCCCAATTACGGTGTTGTCACTTACAATACGCTGGTTTTCAGACAAACTTAATTGCACGCCGGCAGAGAAAGATAACTTGTCACTGTAGGAGTGATCCAAGTTCAAACGACCACTGTAGCGCTCATAGCCGCTGCCTATGATGATACCGTTCTGGTCAAAGTAGTTACCAGACACATAGTACCTGGTTTTGGCATCCCCGCCGCTGGCAGACAGCTCATAGTTGCTGATGCGGGCATCTTTCACGGTCACCTGGTCCATCCAGTCAGTGTCTACGCCTTCGGCATCAAAGTCAAGTCCTCCGTAATAGAAATCGCCGAAATCATTTGGTCCCCATGGATCGTCTTCGCCAAGATAGCCGTCATTGATGAAGGCTTCGCGCATTACTTGCAGGTACTGGGCTGCATTCAGGTAACCCGGCTTCTTCCACATGTTCTGAATACCAGTATAGGCATTGAAGTTGATGGTGGTTTTGTTGGCCTTCCCGCGTTTGGTAGTGATCAGGATTACCCCGTTGGCAGCCCGTGAACCGTAGATAGCCGCCGCAGAGGCATCTTTCAAAATGTCCATGGACTCAATGTCTGACGGGCTCAAATCTGAGAGTGCGTTCACAGACTGGCCCCCGAAGTCTAACTGAGAGTAGTCACCGGTGGTCATGGGCACCCCGTCAATCACGTACAAAGGCTGGTTACTAGCTGAGATAGAGCTAGAACCACGCACCCGCACGGTCACCCCGCCCCCTGGCGTACCAGAGTTCTGCGAGATTTGCACCCCGGCTGCCCGTCCCTGCAGGGCTTGGTCCACACCCGCAACGGGCACGTTCTCAATGGCAGCAGCATTTACCTGGGTAGTAGCCCCTGTTACCTCGCGGCGCTCCTGGGTACCATATCCAATCACCACTACTTCATTCAAGCTACGCGCACCCTCAGCCAGGGCAACATTTAAGGTGGCTCCGGTGCCGGCGCTCACCTCTTTGGTATTAAATCCCAGGTAACTGAAAACCAACGTTGGAGACCCAGAAACGCTCAAAGAATAGCGGCCGTCTGCGTCTGTACTGGTCCCATTGGTAGTCCCTTTTACTACTACGCTTACGCCCGGCAACGCAGAGCCGTCAGCCGCAGAAGTGACCCTGCCCGACACAGTTCTTTCCTGCGCCATGGCACTTATACTCAACACGTTGAGCATGACAAACAAAATGAGGAAAAGTCTTTTCATATACAATTGTTACAGGTGTTTACTATTTACAAATCACACATCTACCAGAGAAAGAGCGCATCTTTCCTTTGTCACTTTGTCTAAGTTTTGTTCTTCATGAAAAAGTCATTGATTAGGTTTATCCTATGTACGTATATAGGGCTGGCTACGGTCTTAATTTTTTCACATATTTTCCTTATTAATATTCTATTTAACCGTAATTTAATGATTAAAGTGAAAGATGCAAAAGATGATCTGAGCGGGTTTGTCGTTTTAGTTTTCACCGCGTTTTTGACTAGTTTTACACCCATAAGTACCATAACTATAAGACATATGAAAAAGCACATTCAATTAGCCTGCACGTTGGTTTGCGCCCTGGCCATGTTTCTGGTAAGCACCCAATCCTCTGCCCAGATTAAAATGCCCGCTGCCAGCCCGGCCGCTACGGTAAAACAAGCGGTTGGCTTGGGAGAGGTGACCGTTGAGTACTCCAGACCCAGCATGAAAGGCCGCAAAATAATGGGCGACATAGTTCCCTTTAATGGCAAGCTTTGGAGAACGGGAGCCAATGCATCCACTAAGATCACCTTCTCTGAAGACGTCATGTTGGAAGGCAACAAAGTGCCGGCCGGTCAATATGCCTTGTATACCATCCCTGGTGAGAAAGAATGGACCGTCATCATTCATAAAAACCTGAAACACTGGGGAGACGGTGGCGAGGAATACAAGCAGGAAGAAGACCTGGTGCGTTTTAAAGTGAACGCCAAAGACCTGGATGACAAAGTAGAGACCTTCACCATTGGTTTCAATGACCTCACCAACAACGGCGCTACCCTGCAAATCATGTGGGACAAAACGCTAATACCAGTTAAAATCACCACAGACGTAGACGCCAAGGTAATGGCCCAGATTCAGGAGAAGGTGATCAACGGCACAGACGTAAAACCCGCCATGTATGCCGCCGCCGCCAACTACTACTCAGAGACCAACAAGGACCTGAAGCAGGCGCTTGCCTGGATGAAGAAAGCCAATGAAAAAGACCCGTTGTTCTACAACATGCACTACCAAGCCAAGATGCAGCTGAAGCTGAAGGACTACAAAGGTGCCAAAGCATCGGCTGAAAAGTCTTTGGAACTGTCTAAGCAGGCTAAGAACGCAGACTACGTGGCCATGAATGAGAAGCTCCTAGCCGAAATCAAAAACAAATAGCGTTTTTGGCCGCTTTTGGCCAAAACAAGCCAAAAACGAAGCCCCGTCAGAATGATCTGGCGGGGCTTCGTTGTATAGGGTGAAAAGAGGAAAATTACATCCAACGCACTTTTTCCGCTAAGGGAACCACCCGCTTGCCGGCGCTCAGCACCGGTCCCTCTGCATATCCTAAGTACAAAACTCCTAGAACGGTGTCCTCTTCCCGCAGGTGCAGAAACTCTTTCATGGCTGGCTTATAGGCCATTCCTCCAGAACCCCAATAAGTGGCTATGCCCAGCGCCGTAGCACCTAAGAGCAGGTTCTGGATGGCGCAGGAGGTGGCCGCAATTTCCTCTAACGCCGGTATCTTGGGCAAATCGCCGCGGTGCATGTAGGCTACTATCACATGCGAGGCCCTATTTCCCATGTGCAATAGCTTTTCATAGGTGGTATCCTTAAAGCTATCTGCTGGGGTGTGCGTCTTATACAACTCCGCGTGGGATTGACAAAACTCCTGCACTTTCTCTCTGGCATAGACTACAAACCGCCAGGGCTCTGTGTGCCCGTGCGTGGGTGCCCAATCTGCCAGGTCCAAAATAGCATGAATCTGTTCATCAGGGATGAAACGACCGTTCATTTTGGGCGGCTTGGTCGTTCTCCGGCCTTGGATGATTTCTTGTAACGTCTGAAAACTAGGATTCATGCGATGGCATTAAAGGTTTCTACTCGCCAATCAAGGTGTCTTGTTTCGGCAAAAGAGGCTGCAACAGATACGCAATGCTGATGACCAAGCCACAGCCTATGAGGTTGTACCAGAGGTAGGCGATGGAAGTTGTATAGTAGAGCGTAAAGATGATTAATTGAGTAATAACCGCTGCCCAAAAAACCGCGTTGCCCCGCAAAGACTTACAGTAAAACGCCGCCAGAAAGACGCCAAGAATGGTACCGTAAAAAAGCGAACCCAATATGTTCACCGCCTGAATCAAATTCTCCAACTGTGAGGCAAACAAGGCAAACAGAATGGAAATGGCACCCCAGCCAATGGTCAGCCACCGGGAGGCGCTCACGTAATGTTCATCTGAGGCATTCTTCACAATGGACCGCTTGTACACGTCTACTACCGTGGTAGAAGCCAGAGAACTGAACGCCGAGGCCGTGCTGCCCATGGCCGCGCACAACACCACCGCCAACAACAATCCAATCAAGCCCTGGGGCAATTGCTGCGTCACAAAGGTCAGAAACACATAGTCCGTGTCTTTCAATTCCACGCCCACGTTCTGCCGGTTTACCAAGGCCTGGGCGTCTT
The nucleotide sequence above comes from Nibribacter ruber. Encoded proteins:
- a CDS encoding DUF2721 domain-containing protein codes for the protein MEITLTTPALLFPALSLLLLAFTNRFMSLAKLIRDLKHRYQTSHSHLVFGQIQNLRTRLFLIRNMQAMGIASMFSCVLCMFMLYRGWQTAGEIIFGVSLVLLMVSMSLSFREIQISVKALELELSDLEQGEASGPLVLP
- a CDS encoding S-adenosylmethionine:tRNA ribosyltransferase-isomerase; amino-acid sequence: MSAFHPRQISISDYTYDLPEERIAQFPLEERDQSRLLLYQQGRIADARFTDLPNALPAQSLLVFNNTKVVQARLRFQKATGGMIELFCLEPLEPIREVQQAMQQTQSVVWKCLVGNNKRWREGRLEMPLGPSPESGVLNAERLAPAEEGYAIRFSWTQAERTFAEVLEIAGLLPLPPYMNRDAAPEDQNRYQTVYAAAAGAVAAPTAGLHFTPRVLEQLQQRKHQAAFVTLHVGAGTFKPVKSEVMEHHYMHPEQLSVDREMVEQLLRHLGRPVIAVGTTSMRTLESLYWLGVGLSMGSLPTEEDQLLVPQWLPYDQRTSLSVQEALESIIHYLDQQGLTHLQATTRILIAPGYQFKLCTGLITNFHQPTSTLLLLVAALIGPAWQKVYKHALANNYRFLSYGDSSLLLP
- a CDS encoding YjgN family protein, with amino-acid sequence MANYYPSEKNIDLEFQGKGSQLFEIQLANWVLTALTLGLYYPWAKANILRYTYAKTKLSGSSFTFHGTGKEMFIGYLKVMALVVVFYASLFYAAFTQDLDLINYVVYGYLAVLVVLIPMAIHGRMRYRMSRTSWRGIHFGYRGSLKELSLMFYRDIFLTIITLGFYRAWLEVNLRTYIVNNLRMGNVQFHFQGTGAELFMIHLKGMILSGLTLGIYLFWYMRDLHLFYLNNMLLEQNGKYVRLDSTVSGFGYFKLLVGNLLLVMFTLGLGSPWATVRTLKFIINNTDIMGDFDPDSLVQTEEEYKDAVMEDMSDMMDLGWV
- a CDS encoding M48 family metallopeptidase, whose translation is MPTYSGTYYDGRSSLGQSVEIILQETGLALYPSSLPEEGAAPSAAFFWEAALLKPNAFRDGPKTVLRYGDYPAQSLEVVSPGFAETIKKAYPEAVFHKNAQPVPKGHRPGLYVLGLLFLAGLALCYLFLLPAVADLLSRQLPKETEISLGEKIYTQLMEKEQVDSVRTRHAQRFLKQLSIKTDYPLQVTVVQDKTVNAFALPGGHLVIYSGLLNKLETPEELAALLGHEYAHVQEKHTLRSLARQLSSYIFLSLLFNDVAGLSGLILENADKLNSLEYSRTLEQEADTKGFFLLKANALNPKGMQRLFERLQEEDSSGSQVPTLLSTHPLTTDRLQHLKELIQQHPYTSAPASAPLQQAWRSLQQR
- a CDS encoding RagB/SusD family nutrient uptake outer membrane protein; the protein is MKKRLYILFISAGLSVFTSCQDVLDVEPTASIEFEGAIIDARSADRALQGVYSAFQAGDYYGLSYLYYQDLYTDNLTFTGTFSTHREVASRNINPTNLQIANTWASIYTAIGRANVVIQEVNALANIEQEEKDRIVGEAHFLRGLAYFDLLKVFGGVPIVTKPTIDVGGIQNQGRSTEAEVYTQIISDLTVAETKLVADDEDVFSGSGWAATALLARVYLQQGNYAQARDKASNVIDNGPFSLEENFGKIFDASGTDNASSESIFELAFNEDDQNALASSSNPAVPGQKFYVSAGLFNLLSSDGGERFGETTLQQGTRRRVVKYDDVVNGSDNVVILRLAEMYLIRAEANARLGAAGAAPSQQVVDDINMIRNRAGVADANPATNAEALTEILKQRRLEFAVEGLRFMDLKRFGQTCAVLNFCPETAETQDNTFRNLWPLPFQQFETNPNLGKQNPGY
- a CDS encoding SusC/RagA family TonB-linked outer membrane protein — encoded protein: MKRLFLILFVMLNVLSISAMAQERTVSGRVTSAADGSALPGVSVVVKGTTNGTSTDADGRYSLSVSGSPTLVFSYLGFNTKEVSAGTGATLNVALAEGARSLNEVVVIGYGTQERREVTGATTQVNAAAIENVPVAGVDQALQGRAAGVQISQNSGTPGGGVTVRVRGSSSISASNQPLYVIDGVPMTTGDYSQLDFGGQSVNALSDLSPSDIESMDILKDASAAAIYGSRAANGVILITTKRGKANKTTINFNAYTGIQNMWKKPGYLNAAQYLQVMREAFINDGYLGEDDPWGPNDFGDFYYGGLDFDAEGVDTDWMDQVTVKDARISNYELSASGGDAKTRYYVSGNYFDQNGIIIGSGYERYSGRLNLDHSYSDKLSFSAGVQLSLSENQRIVSDNTVIGPFANSLAASPVFPVYYPDGTYSYPNYYYTNPVAEGKENDNESKNLRAIGNISARYTLLPRLNLNLKAGADVLNLSERSYTGDNFPGSVGIATQGSATKTSTLVSKRLLEATADYRWEFTPTSYVNLLAGTSVEENDIDRTFVTGQGFPSERFRYLSSATSVNNGSNSITPFALLSYFGRANFNISDRYLLGLNFRADGSTRFGKNNRFGYFPSISVGWRILEESFMPEVAALSELKLRASYGITGNQEIGDFTFLGLFGPASYADRPGIAYSQLENPDLKWEETKQFNIGADLGLFSNRVNVAVDYYIKTTDDLLYNRPIPTQNGLRSYSSNIGSVENKGLEFTLSTVNFTSENKGFTWNTDFNLSFNRNKVLELYQGQDIFYGFGGNSLVLREGEPIGTFYGFKTNGIFSTTQQVVDAGRYVDANQDGNIDTQAGDVNFVDTNGDGFITDDDLTILGNAQPDFVGGFTNTFTYKGFDLTAFLQFSVGNDIANPAMQYQQHLGVYDDNMRDIVEGRWKKEGDVTDIPRATYLDENGNGRSNQDRFIYDGSYARLKNLMLGYTLPSTISQRAKLRSVRIFAQAQNLVTFTDYPGFDPEVNFAGTSNTTIGVDFYTFPQSRTFTFGVNIGL
- a CDS encoding DUF2911 domain-containing protein, with the protein product MKKHIQLACTLVCALAMFLVSTQSSAQIKMPAASPAATVKQAVGLGEVTVEYSRPSMKGRKIMGDIVPFNGKLWRTGANASTKITFSEDVMLEGNKVPAGQYALYTIPGEKEWTVIIHKNLKHWGDGGEEYKQEEDLVRFKVNAKDLDDKVETFTIGFNDLTNNGATLQIMWDKTLIPVKITTDVDAKVMAQIQEKVINGTDVKPAMYAAAANYYSETNKDLKQALAWMKKANEKDPLFYNMHYQAKMQLKLKDYKGAKASAEKSLELSKQAKNADYVAMNEKLLAEIKNK
- a CDS encoding nitroreductase family protein, whose protein sequence is MNPSFQTLQEIIQGRRTTKPPKMNGRFIPDEQIHAILDLADWAPTHGHTEPWRFVVYAREKVQEFCQSHAELYKTHTPADSFKDTTYEKLLHMGNRASHVIVAYMHRGDLPKIPALEEIAATSCAIQNLLLGATALGIATYWGSGGMAYKPAMKEFLHLREEDTVLGVLYLGYAEGPVLSAGKRVVPLAEKVRWM